A genomic stretch from Anomalospiza imberbis isolate Cuckoo-Finch-1a 21T00152 chromosome 9, ASM3175350v1, whole genome shotgun sequence includes:
- the SUCO gene encoding SUN domain-containing ossification factor isoform X4: MREPPRRPLALGSCLLLCALLWLPVWNVFCKDTLSSAVQYASGDACALASEDENVQEKGEEAAPSLEPEPADSSTRSYSMEELLNDLTKSDQTTEISETSQPEVGSPPSVDVNEASSSIVPSTENTSSSPTSEIPPVSQPNAIENSRADIPVVSSSEAEQSEPDCDIGGTLEADPQSEPSSFVSPSESLAGQHIENISSSHGKGKKTKSEFESKVSAAEKGADEQKSALNASENLKREKDFKKTGEIDPTSVITPKDPGDIPTFDEWKKKVMEVEKEKSQSMHPSAVGGQHSTKKVQKNRNNYASVECGAKILAANPEAKSTSAILMENMDLYMLNPCSTKIWFVVELCEPVQVKQFDIANHELFSSTPKDFLVSISDRYPTNKWIKLGTFHARDERNVQSFPLDEQMYAKYVKMFIKYIKVELISHFGSEHFCPLSLIRVFGTSMVEEYEEIADSQYQSERQELFDEDYDYLLDYNTGEEKSSKNLLGSATNAILSMVNIAANMLGAKTEESSETEAGNKSVSENVTATPATSTAAPRLPEPTPVPSPELVTTDIPQIEKEQLMVDLTKESPIVQLVQEYEEDTSQSTVTLLSSDEQEEEAAAWFELETEKYCCDMAAVCCISTFSEYLLKWCSVAAAMHRQHSKTGREERPPHPVDVQQPQPSLTESAQTAAEEPLPEQLDSKAEKPPGSAVAVDFSAVHEEMSNETTESIELEPSHPQTVSQSLLLEVTSEAKPSPTTDMVLEPPKEDSGQVAPRATPQVDVPELSTEMEKAESSVVEESPEPSVATEVKEMSTRETFATPVIPKPTETVLQPESTVDMVASDAVEGKESTPEVQKPAVPPVEPPVPAEGKEDEQAAEEALLALPVSGGPQRTATDFYAELQNSTELGYANGNLVHGSNQKESVFMRLNNRIKALEVNMSLSSRYLEELSQRYRKQMEEMQKAFNKTIIKLQNTSRIAEEQDQRQTEAIQLLQAQLTNMTQLASNLSATVAELKREVSDRQTYLVISLVLCLILGLVLFVQRCRSPSQFCEDYLSKIPKSNHYPSPKRCFSSYDDMNLKRRTSLPLVRSQSFQLAGKEVDPEDLYIVEPLKFSPEKKKKRCKYKSEKPETIKPTTEPLHPIANGEIKGRKPFTNQRDFSNIGEVYHSSYKGPPSEGSSETSSQSDESYFCGISACTSLCNGQTQKTKTEKRAIKRRRSKVSDQGKLIKTLIQTKSGSMPSLHDIIKGNKDITVGTLGVTTVSGHI; the protein is encoded by the exons GCTTCCTGTTTGGAATGTCTTTTGTAAAGACACTCTCTCGTCAGCGGTGCAGTATGCTTCAGGTGATGCTTGTGCCCTGGCCAGTGAGGATGAAAATGTCCAGGAAAAG GGGGaagaggctgctcccagcctggagcCTGAGCCTGCAGACTCCAGCACACGGAGTTACTCTATGGAAGAGCTGCTCAATGACTTGACAAAATCTGACCAG ACAACAGAAATAAGTGAAACAAGCCAGCCTGAAGTTGGGAGTCCACCTTCAGTAGATGTAAATGAAGCTTCCTCCAGCATAGTCCCAAGCACTGAAAACACTTCCAGTTCACCTACCTCAGAGATACCTCCAGTCTCACAGCCCAA TGCAATAGAGAATTCCCGTGCTGATATCCCTGTAGTCAGCtctagtgaagctgagcagtCAGAACCTGACTGTGATATTGGTGGGACACTTGAGGCTGACCCTCAGAGTGAGCCTTCCTCTTTTGTCAGTCCATCAGAGAG CCTTGCAGGCCAACATATAGAGAACATATCATCTTCACATGGCAAGGGAAAGAAGACTAAGTCGGAGTTTGAGTCCAAAGTTTCAGCAGCTGAAAAGGGGGCAGATGAGCAAAAATCTGCTCTTAATGCTTCGGAGAACTTAAAAAGGGAG AAAGACTTTAAGAAGACAGGAGAAATTGACCCTACATCAGTAATAACTCCAAAGGACCCTGGAGATATTCCAACATTTGATGAATGGAAGAAGAAAGTCATGGaagtggagaaagaaaaga GTCAGTCAATGCACCCTTCTGCTGTTGGTGGGCAGCATTCCACTAAAAAGGTCCAGAAAAACAGGAATAACTACGCCTCTGTAGAGTGTGGTGCCAAAATTTTGGCAGCAAATCCAGAGGCAAAG agcACTTCAGCTATTTTGATGGAAAATATGGACCTTTATATGCTCAATCCTTGCAGTACTAAAATCTG GTTTGTTGTTGAGCTCTGTGAACCAGTGCAAGTAAAGCAGTTTGACATTGCAAATCATGAATTATTCTCTTCCACTCCTAAAGACTTTCTGGTGTCAATTAGTGACAG GTATCCAACAAACAAATGGATTAAATTAGGTACTTTCCATGCCAGAGATGAGAGGAATGTCCAGAGCTTTCCTCTGGATGAACAGATGTATGCAAAATATGTTAAG ATGTTCATCAAGTACATAAAG GTGGAGTTGATATCACACTTTGGATCAGAACATTTTTGTCCTTTAAGCCTTATAAG AGTATTTGGTACTAGCATGGTTGAAGAGTATGAAGAAATAGCTGATTCTCAGTATCAGTCTGAACGACAGGAACTGTTTGATGAAGATTATG ATTATCTATTGGATTATAACACAGGGGaagaaaaatcttcaaaaaATCTTCTTGGTTCTGCTACAA ATGCTATCCTGAGTATGGTGAACATTGCTGCCAATATGCTTGGAGCCAAAACTGAAGAGTCATCTGAAACTGAAG ctgggaataAAAGTGTGTCTGAAAATGTCACTGCCACCCCTGCAACTTCAACAGCTGCACCAAGACTGCCTGAACCAACACCTGTTCCTTCGCCAGA ACTTGTTACTACAGATATTCCACAGATAGAGAAGGAGCAGTTAATGGTGGATTTGACTAAAGAAAGCCCAATTGTTCAGCTAGTGCAGGAGTATGAAGAAGATACAAGCCAGTCTACAGTAACTTTGCTGTCCAGTGATGAGCAGgaagaggaagcagcagcatggTTTGAGCTGGAGACAGAGAAGTACTGCTGTGACATGGCAGCAGTGTGCTGCATTTCCACCTTCTCGGAGTACCTGCTGAAGTGGTGCTCAGTTGCAGCAGCCATGCATCGGCAGCACAGTAAAACTGGACGTGAAGAGAGGCCACCTCACCCTGTGGAcgtgcagcagccacagccatcTCTGACTGAGTCTGCCcagacagcagcagaggagcctTTGCCTGAGCAGCTGGACAGCAAAGCTGAGAAACCCCCTGGGTCTGCTGTTGCAGTTGACTTCAGTGCCGTCCATGAGGAGATGAGTAATGAGACCACAGAGTCCATTGAGCTGGAGCCTAGCCATCCTCAAACTGTCTCGCAGTCCCTCCTCCTAGAAGTTACTTCTGAAGCAAAGCCATCCCCCACAACAGACATGGTGCTGGAGCCTCCAAAAGAAGACTCAGGCCAGGTGGCACCAAGGGCAACTCCCCAGGTGGATGTCCCAGAGCTCAgcactgaaatggaaaaggctgagagcTCAGTTGTAGAAGAAAGCCCCGAGCCCAGTGTGGCCACCGAGGTAAAGGAGATGAGCACAAGAGAGACTTTTGCTACTCCAGTGATTCCAAAGCCTACAGAGACTGTTCTGCAGCCTGAAAGCACAGTGGACATGGTAGCCAGCGATGCTGtggaagggaaggagagcaCTCCAGAAGTGCAGAAACCTGCTGTGCCTCCTGTCGAGCCTCCTGTGCCTGCCGAGGGCAAGGAGGACGAGCAGGCGGCGGAAGAAGCTCTGCTGGCGCTCCCGGTCTCGGGGGGGCCGCAGAGAACAGCCACAGATTTCTATGCTGAGCTGCAGAACTCCACGGAGCTGGGCTATGCCAACGGGAACCTCGTTCACGGATCCAACCAGAAGGAATCCGTCTTCATGCGCCTCAACAACCGCATCAAGGCCCTGGAGGTCAACATGTCCCTCAGCAGCCGCTACCTGGAAGAGCTCAGTCAGAG GTACCGAAAACAAATGGAAGAAATGCAGAAGGCTTTCAATAAAACGATAATAAAGCTTCAGAACACCTCAAGAATAGCAGAAGAGCAG GATCAGCGTCAGACAGAGGCAATCCAGCTGTTACAAGCACAGCTCACCAACATGACCCAGCTGGCTTCCAATCTGTCAGCGACCGTGGCGGAACTGAAACGTGAG GTTTCTGATCGCCAGACTTACCTGGTGATTTCTCTGGTTCTCTGCCTCATCCTGGGCTTGGTGCTTTTTGTGCAGCGGTGCAGGAGCCCTTCTCAGTTCTGTGAAGATTACctctcaaaaattcccaaaagcaATCACTACCCTAGCCCCAAAAG GTGTTTCTCTTCCTATGATGATATGAATTTGAAAAGAAGAACTTCCCTTCCACTGGTCAGATCCCAGTCTTTTCAGCTAGCTGGTAAAGAAG TGGATCCAGAGGATCTGTACATTGTGGAGCCCCTGAAGTTTTCCCCAGAGAAGAAG AAAAAGCGTTGCAAGTACAAAAGTGAAAAACCAGAGACTATTAAGCCAACAACAGAGCCCCTGCACCCGATAGCCAACGGGGAGATCAAAGGAAGGAAGCCCTTCACGAACCAGAGGGACTTCTCTAACATTGGGGAGGTTTATCACTCTTCCTACAAGGGCCCTCCCTCCGAAGGGAGCTCCGAGACGTCGTCGCAGTCGGACGAGTCCTATTTCTGTGGCATCTCAGCGTGCACGAGTCTGTGCAACGGGCAGACCCAAAAGACAAAGACTGAGAAGAGGGCTATCAAACGAAGACGGTCGAAAGTTTCAGACCAAGGGAAGCTCATAAAAACTCTAATACAGACTAAGTCGGGGTCAATGCCAAGTCTGCATGACATAATCAAAGGAAACAAAGATATAACAGTGGGAACACTCGGTGTCACGACAGTCTCTGGACACATCTAA